A DNA window from Plasmodium vinckei vinckei genome assembly, chromosome: PVVCY_10 contains the following coding sequences:
- a CDS encoding fam-a protein, translated as MNKRQIKITLALLSVVGYMQNIAFANENILSTDSSNEESKQLLSPDIEELEQLLSPDIEELEQLLSPDIEELEQLLSINSEDVERLLCTDPNEAKQAEDVAAEALAHLQYHAENTDDYYLYSKEDDEAIIYFKSFNGTDIGKLDLIIPNPDSYDDLIKMLCDPNSGKYFDESFIKGNIFRIYNKNLGIVQQRYKMAMWITYYNALAKKVELSRDETAIIIVSSNMNDHDKKNNKDYINPIVESANSFKPDIDSEEDIRNGKLSKVYINLVGFIIKKESDYIKLTYIISLDANVHWIIPNFAIRKGIYKTILNIVKLRDIFKKE; from the exons atgaataaaaGACAGATTAAGATTACTTTGGCACTTTTAAGTGTCGTAGGatatatgcaaaatatAGCATTTGCAAACGAAAACATTCTAAGCACTGATTC TTCAAATGAAGAAAGTAAACAACTATTATCTCCAGATATTGAAGAACTTGAACAACTATTATCTCCAGATATTGAAGAACTTGAACAACTATTATCTCCAGATATTGAAGAACTTGAACAACTATTATCTATCAATTCTGAAGACGTTGAACGTCTATTATGTACCGACCCTAATGAAGCTAAACAAGCAGAGGATGTCGCAGCCGAAGCTTTAGCTCATCTACAATATCATGCCGAAAATACAGATGATTACTACTTATATTCTAAGGAAGATGACGAagcaattatatattttaaaagtttTAACGGCACTGACATTGGAAAGCTTGATCTTATAATCCCCAATCCCGATAGT tatgatgatttaataaaaatgttatgtGATCCCAATTCTGGAAAGTACTTCGATGAGTCATTTATTAAag gaAACATTTTTCgaatatacaataaaaatctTGGGATTGTACAACAGCGTTACAAAATGGCTATGTGGATTACATACTATAATGCATTAGCCAAGAAAGTTGAA TTATCAAGGGACGAAACTGCAATAATCATTGTTTCATCAAATATGAATGAccatgataaaaaaaacaataaagattatataaatcCTATCGTAGAAAGTGCAAACTCATTCAAGCCTGATATTGATTCTGAAGAAGATATTagaaatggaaaattatCCAAAGTGTATATTAACTTAGTaggatttattattaaaaaggaaTCTGACTACATTAAACTTACCTATATCATTTCT CTCGATGCGAACGTTCATTGGATTATCCCAAATTTCGCAATTAGAAAGGGTATATACAAgacaattttaaatatcgTCAAATTAAGggatatttttaaaaaggaataa
- a CDS encoding lysophospholipase, putative, translating into MMERIELNTNILRNKKCKLAGNPKVGWLCNKNGLLLKTYRWLVKNATGIIVLIHGFKGDTQLTFMRKKVKIIYGNEGIMVYDDGYIYKDSWIEKFNRNGYSVYGLDLQGHGESQSLGKKRNDVNCFDDLVGDVIQYMNQIQDEISNENQLDDDISNDESYDIVTTKKKKLPMYIVGHSMGGNIALRILQLLNKEKEDMIKACNSNNYKKCNTMLSNSTSTNEIGNDMNNSNDYGFDNSYASTSATPNDISSPSGKHEGCCNYLDKLNIKGCVSLAGMIRIKAPLDSGNKLFKYFYLPIINFASRIVPHAQLFVKFRSCKTPKFYINIRKHNEFANNDGIKLKCVYELIKATVTLDRNINYMPKDIPILIVHSTDDGVCSYEWASSFYNKADVIKKELHSVDDMDHIITTNPGYEAILKKVIGWISDLRMNDKDE; encoded by the coding sequence ATGATGGAAAGAATTGAATTGAatactaatatattaagaaataaaaaatgcaaattaGCTGGTAATCCTAAGGTAGGTTGgttatgtaataaaaatggtttacttttaaaaacatatagGTGGCTAGTTAAAAATGCTACAGGAATTATAGTGCTAATACATGGATTCAAAGGTGATACTCAATTAACTTTTATgagaaaaaaagtaaaaattatatatggcAATGAAGGAATAATGGTATACGATGatggatatatttataaagatAGTTGGattgaaaaatttaatcGAAATGGTTATTCAGTATATGGACTAGATTTGCAAGGACATGGCGAATCACAATCATtgggaaaaaaaagaaacgaTGTTAATTGCTTTGATGATCTAGTCGGTGATGTAATACAATATATGAATCAAATTCAAGATGAAATTTCAAATGAAAATCAACTGGATGATGATATCTCAAATGATGAATCTTATGATATAGTAACgactaaaaaaaagaaacttCCTATGTATATTGTTGGACATTCGATGGGAGGAAATATTGCTTTAAGAATAttacaattattaaataaagaaaaagaagacATGATTAAGGCGTGTAATTCAAATAACTATAAAAAGTGTAACACCATGCTAAGTAATTCTACTAGCACTAATGAAATTGGCAATGATATGAATAATTCTAATGATTATGGTTTCGATAATTCCTATGCTAGTACCTCTGCTACGCCAAATGATATTTCTAGCCCCAGTGGTAAGCATGAAGGATGTTGTAATTATTtagataaattaaatattaaaggtTGCGTGTCTTTAGCTGGTATGATAAGAATAAAAGCACCATTGGATTCTGgaaacaaattatttaagtatttttatttacctaTAATAAACTTCGCGTCTCGTATCGTACCTCATGCACAactttttgtaaaattccGCAGTTGTAAAACGccaaaattttatattaatatacgTAAACATAATGAATTTGCAAATAATGAtggaataaaattaaaatgtgtatatgAGCTCATAAAAGCAACGGTCACATTGGATcgtaatattaattatatgccAAAAGATATTCCTATATTAATTGTGCATTCAACAGATGATGGTGTTTGTTCTTATGAATGGGCATCATcgttttataataaagcagatgttattaaaaaagaattacATTCTGTTGATGATATGGATCATATTATAACGACAAACCCAGGATATGAagctattttaaaaaaagttattgGTTGGATTTCTGATTTAAGAATGAATGATAAAGATGAATAA
- a CDS encoding acyl-CoA synthetase, putative, with translation MNPYNLVGKIIYALVPSKYKCQDKKEGAISYTKVHISSSNENESDVYKALDKPDPGYKYIFDLIMEAPQKKLNMPAVIENAYGKRAETYTYKMLIDKVNAFSSVLDSYDGGVPEKSYDEKENDGKFKILGIYGNNSLNWLVADMAAMNTGVTTLVMHSRFSIDEVIEILNESKLEWLCLDLKHTQTILERIKDLPHLKKLIILDHIPNNDPKKEKELNKNNNTEKKSLKGSLKTKESSSTAEEIKYKELLEKDKQNLYDTYMKVEQDAQKNNIEIHTIEYAMEKLAHRGAVKKKQNKSPNFISTIIYTSGTSGKPKGVMLSNKNIYNVISAAISSELLDYFPTKYHLSYLPMSHIFERIVMYYCISGVIPINIFSNDINYFKYDLLGSEASSIICVPKILNKLYSGIQAEIANLPPVKKFIVNTALGIRRSHRHGKLDRLVESITGISKKIKSKINPTLKMFLSAGGKLSSDVERELSLLLDVDIYQTYGMTETAGSIFIQGPKDKSTNTVGGAHIKPIEYKVSTWETYDAKSKPPKGELLVKSDQLFRGYFLKEDLTKSLFTKDNYFKTGDVVQINQNGSVTFLDRSKGLLKLSQGEYIETETLNNLYSMIPYINYCVVYADDSMDGPMAILSVDKNLFSQHLENDGILKKLNISRKEFMDKVLDEEVNKKKEYVDYIKKDMLEAYNKTNLNSYNLINDIYITMGLWDTSNYLTPTFKVKRFKLINDYDFYFQQVKSKYKEKLKGQKAPAKN, from the coding sequence atgaatccTTATAACTTGGTgggaaaaataatttatgcaTTGGTACCgtcaaaatataaatgccAAGATAAAAAGGAGGGTGCTATTTCGTATACTAAAGTGCATATATCATCATCCaatgaaaatgaatcaGATGTTTATAAAGCATTAGATAAACCCGATCCaggatataaatatatttttgatttaatAATGGAAGCACCACAAAAAAAACTGAACATGCCTGCAGTAATTGAAAATGCATATGGAAAACGCGCTGAAACATATACTTACAAAATGCTGATAGATAAAGTTAATGCATTTTCATCTGTTTTAGATTCATATGATGGGGGTGTTCCTGAAAAATcatatgatgaaaaagaaaacgatgggaaatttaaaatattaggtatatatggaaataattcattaaatTGGTTAGTAGCAGATATGGCTGCTATGAATACTGGTGTTACTACCTTAGTTATGCATTCGAGATTTAGCATTGATGAAGTTATTGAGATTTTAAATGAATCTAAATTAGAATGGCTATGTTTAGACTTAAAACATACACAAACAATATTAGAAAGAATAAAGGATTTGccacatttaaaaaaacttaTAATACTTGATCATATCCCAAATAATGATCCTAAGAAggaaaaagaattaaataaaaataataataccgAAAAAAAATCCTTAAAAGGTTCCCTTAAAACGAAGGAATCGTCATCTACTGctgaagaaataaaatataaagaactccttgaaaaagataaacaaaatttatatgatacATATATGAAAGTTGAACAAGAtgcacaaaaaaataacatagAAATTCATACGATAGAATATGCTATGGAAAAGTTGGCTCATCGAGGTGCAGTTAAAAAGAAGCAAAATAAATCTCcaaattttattagtaCGATTATTTATACTTCTGGAACTTCAGGAAAGCCAAAAGGTGTTATGTTaagtaacaaaaatatatataatgtaatTTCAGCAGCTATTAGTTCCGAATTGCTTGATTATTTTCCAACAAAATATCATTTATCTTATTTACCTATGTcacatatatttgaaaGAATAGTTATGTACTATTGTATATCTGGAGTAATtccaataaatatatttagtaacgatataaattattttaaatatgatttGCTAGGATCAGAAGCAAGTTCAATAATTTGCGTTCCtaaaattttgaataaaCTTTATAGTGGTATACAAGCAGAAATAGCTAATCTTCCAccagtaaaaaaatttattgtgAACACGGCGTTAGGCATACGTAGATCACACCGACACGGTAAACTTGATCGTCTTGTTGAATCGATTACAGGTatttctaaaaaaataaaaagtaaaataaacCCAACGTTGAAAATGTTTCTTAGTGCTGGTGGAAAATTGTCATCCGATGTTGAAAGAGAGTTATCACTTCTATTAGATGTTGACATATATCAAACATATGGGATGACCGAAACAGCTGGatcaatttttatacagGGTCCTAAAGATAAAAGTACTAATACTGTTGGTGGGGCACATATAAAACCTATTGAATATAAAGTATCAACATGGGAAACATACGATGCTAAATCAAAACCACCAAAAGGAGAATTATTAGTTAAAAGTGATCAATTATTTAGAGGATATTTCTTAAAAGAAGATTTAACAAAAAGCTTGTTCACAAAAGATaactattttaaaacaGGTGATGTTGTACAAATTAATCAAAATGGATCCGTCACATTTTTAGATAGATCTAAAGGTTTACTTAAATTATCTCAAGgtgaatatatagaaacagaaactttaaataatttatactCAATGAttccatatattaattattgtGTGGTATATGCCGATGACTCAATGGATGGACCCATGGCAATTTTATCtgttgataaaaatttgttttcaCAACATTTAGAAAATGATGGTATACTTaagaaattaaatatatctagAAAAGAGTTTATGGATAAAGTATTAGATGAAgaagttaataaaaaaaaagaatatgttgattatattaaaaaagatatgTTAGAAgcttataataaaacaaatttaaatagttataatttaattaatgatatatatatcacaaTGGGATTATGGGACACCTCCAATTATTTAACACCAACTTTTAAAGTAAAGcgatttaaattaataaatgattaCGATTTTTACTTCCAACAAGTGAAATccaaatataaagaaaaattaaaaggtCAAAAAGCTCCTGCAAAAAATTAG